One Kiritimatiellia bacterium genomic region harbors:
- the nadB gene encoding L-aspartate oxidase, which yields MTRSVETRLSFDFIVVGSGLAGLYAAAAAADHGRVALLTKSEVQLSSSWWAQGGIAAAIDPEDSAYLHFDDTIAAGRGLCRRATVEILVSEGIERVRELIRWGMKFDEDHMGLALGLEGGHSKRRILHAEGNATGQAVTRFLLNRVKAHPNIRLFENTTVAELVVVDNRCVGCMAFYQDRFEPWFFTAPATILATGGAAGNYERTTNPPTSSGDGIALAYRAGAEVCDMEFVQFHPTAFYDPGGETFLLSEALRGEGAHLLNRAGERFMERYDPRAELAPRDVVAAAIFREMHREGSPCVWLSMRHLDARAVRERFSNVYEACRARGLDLTADLIPVAPAAHYTIGGIVTGRMAGSSIWGLFACGECACTGVHGANRLASNSLLECLVFARRAVEGARTVEPARESDPLLGADLPVRDPTPVDPALMNRLRAEVSHMMTEHVGIIRNGPALKRTLDALYDLRDRYGPILSKWAGRPLRTMMRACTLTVRGALLREESRGAHQREDFPEENPAFEGHITLKRGTRPRLVKWT from the coding sequence GTGACCCGATCGGTCGAAACCCGCCTTTCATTCGACTTCATTGTGGTCGGGAGCGGGTTGGCTGGCCTCTATGCGGCAGCGGCCGCGGCTGATCACGGTCGGGTTGCCCTCCTGACCAAATCGGAAGTTCAACTAAGCAGTTCGTGGTGGGCTCAGGGTGGAATCGCAGCGGCGATTGACCCTGAAGATTCGGCATATCTTCATTTCGACGATACGATAGCGGCCGGCCGGGGGCTTTGCCGCCGGGCCACAGTTGAAATTCTGGTCAGCGAGGGAATCGAACGAGTCCGCGAGCTGATCCGCTGGGGAATGAAGTTTGATGAGGACCACATGGGGCTCGCGCTGGGCCTCGAGGGCGGGCACAGCAAACGGCGGATTCTCCATGCGGAGGGCAACGCCACCGGGCAGGCGGTGACGCGGTTTCTTCTCAACCGCGTAAAGGCGCACCCGAACATCCGGCTCTTCGAAAATACGACCGTGGCCGAACTGGTGGTGGTGGACAATCGCTGCGTCGGCTGCATGGCCTTCTACCAGGATCGCTTTGAGCCTTGGTTTTTCACTGCCCCTGCGACGATCCTCGCCACCGGCGGCGCGGCCGGGAATTATGAGCGCACAACCAATCCGCCGACATCCTCTGGCGATGGGATCGCGCTGGCTTATCGCGCGGGCGCGGAAGTGTGCGACATGGAGTTTGTGCAATTCCATCCGACGGCGTTCTATGACCCCGGCGGCGAGACATTTCTTCTTAGCGAGGCGTTGCGAGGCGAGGGCGCTCATTTGCTCAACCGGGCGGGGGAACGGTTCATGGAGCGGTATGACCCGAGGGCCGAACTCGCTCCCAGGGATGTCGTGGCTGCCGCCATTTTCCGAGAGATGCACCGTGAAGGCTCGCCGTGTGTGTGGCTGTCGATGCGCCATCTCGATGCGCGTGCGGTTCGTGAGCGCTTTTCGAACGTGTATGAGGCCTGTCGTGCGCGGGGACTGGATTTGACGGCGGATCTGATCCCGGTTGCGCCTGCGGCGCATTACACGATCGGCGGCATCGTGACGGGTCGGATGGCGGGCAGCAGCATTTGGGGCTTGTTTGCGTGCGGGGAATGCGCCTGCACGGGGGTGCACGGGGCCAATCGGCTGGCTAGCAATTCGCTGTTGGAGTGCCTCGTTTTTGCACGCCGTGCCGTGGAAGGCGCGCGAACCGTCGAGCCGGCGCGGGAGAGTGATCCGCTTCTCGGCGCAGACCTGCCAGTGCGGGATCCGACGCCGGTAGATCCCGCGCTAATGAACCGACTGCGGGCCGAAGTCTCCCATATGATGACCGAGCACGTGGGAATCATTCGGAACGGCCCGGCCCTCAAGCGAACACTGGATGCGTTGTATGATCTTCGTGACCGGTACGGCCCGATTCTAAGCAAATGGGCGGGCCGTCCGCTCCGGACGATGATGCGCGCCTGCACGCTGACCGTGCGAGGGGCGCTGCTCCGCGAAGAATCGCGGGGCGCCCACCAGCGGGAGGATTTTCCGGAAGAAAACCCCGCCTTCGAAGGACACATCACCCTCAAGCGCGGCACTCGGCCCCGCCTCGTCAAATGGACATGA
- the nadC gene encoding carboxylating nicotinate-nucleotide diphosphorylase: MRGPDQPNWADVERVIEAALREDAPAGDITTNLLFGAEDEASGVFRAKVSGVIAGLDVAERVFRKLDPLARFTARVRDGERVAAHTLLAEVRCKTRALLTGERVALNLLQRMSGIATLTAQYVEAVSGLPVAILDTRKTAPGLRALDKYAVRVGGGKNHRHSLSDLAIIKDNHIRLAGGIRNAVERLRAQLPSGVRIEVECATLDQVREALDAGVDIIMLDNMMTSSLREAVRLVNGRALTEASGNVSLENVRAIAETGVNLISVGRLTHSAPALDISLKVV; this comes from the coding sequence ATGAGGGGACCTGACCAGCCGAATTGGGCTGACGTGGAGCGGGTGATCGAAGCCGCGTTGCGCGAGGATGCGCCGGCAGGAGATATCACCACCAACCTATTGTTTGGCGCCGAGGATGAGGCGTCGGGCGTGTTTCGCGCCAAGGTCTCCGGAGTCATCGCCGGGCTTGATGTGGCAGAGCGCGTATTCCGGAAGCTCGATCCACTAGCGCGCTTCACAGCGCGGGTTCGGGATGGTGAGCGGGTCGCCGCGCACACGTTGCTGGCAGAAGTTCGCTGTAAAACGCGCGCGCTGCTGACCGGCGAGCGCGTCGCGCTCAACCTACTGCAGCGAATGTCGGGAATCGCGACGTTGACGGCGCAGTATGTTGAGGCCGTGTCGGGTCTGCCCGTGGCCATTTTGGACACGCGTAAAACGGCACCGGGCCTGCGCGCGCTAGACAAATACGCCGTGCGCGTCGGCGGGGGAAAAAATCACCGCCACTCGCTAAGCGATCTGGCGATTATCAAGGACAATCACATTCGCCTCGCCGGCGGGATCCGAAACGCGGTCGAACGGCTGCGCGCTCAACTGCCGTCTGGCGTTCGGATCGAAGTGGAATGCGCCACCCTCGACCAGGTCCGCGAGGCGCTGGATGCCGGGGTGGATATCATCATGCTGGACAACATGATGACCAGCAGTCTCCGAGAGGCGGTCCGTCTGGTCAACGGGCGTGCGCTGACCGAGGCGTCTGGAAATGTGTCTCTGGAAAATGTGAGGGCAATCGCGGAAACAGGCGTGAATTTGATTTCCGTCGGGCGGCTAACACATTCGGCTCCAGCCCTTGATATCTCTTTGAAAGTGGTCTAG
- the nadA gene encoding quinolinate synthase NadA: MSVAEQQATLVEQILEWKARRNAVILAHSYQRPEVQDIADFVGDSLGLSRQAALTGADVIVFCGVHFMAETAKILSPSKKVLLPDLDAGCSLAATITADQLRAWKARHPDAVVVSYVNTSAEVKAETDYCCTSSNAVQVVRAIPPDREILFCPDMFLGQYVKRVTGRTNMRIWAGECHVHAGIRPEHIQAQRAAHPGAEFLMHPECGCVSSLLYMKETAGCCGMDDAKILSTEGMVRHAQKSPSREFVVATETGILHRLRKMNPDKAFFPVSERAVCKFMKLITLEKVLRSLQEDVYEIDVPPEIAARARLAIQRMIEIG, from the coding sequence ATGAGCGTCGCTGAACAACAGGCCACTCTTGTCGAGCAGATCCTCGAATGGAAGGCGCGTCGGAATGCCGTCATTTTGGCCCATAGTTATCAGCGACCCGAAGTGCAGGATATTGCCGATTTTGTCGGGGACTCTCTCGGCCTGTCGCGGCAGGCAGCCCTGACCGGAGCTGACGTCATTGTATTTTGCGGTGTTCACTTCATGGCGGAGACCGCCAAGATTCTGTCGCCGTCCAAAAAAGTCCTGCTGCCGGACCTCGATGCCGGGTGTTCGCTGGCCGCAACGATCACGGCCGACCAGCTCCGCGCCTGGAAGGCCCGGCATCCGGATGCGGTCGTGGTCAGTTATGTGAACACATCCGCCGAGGTGAAGGCCGAGACCGACTATTGCTGCACCTCGTCCAACGCGGTTCAGGTGGTCCGTGCGATTCCGCCGGACCGCGAAATTTTGTTCTGCCCTGACATGTTTCTCGGCCAGTATGTCAAGCGCGTGACGGGCCGGACCAACATGCGGATCTGGGCCGGAGAATGCCATGTCCACGCGGGGATTCGTCCCGAACATATCCAGGCTCAGCGGGCCGCGCACCCCGGCGCCGAGTTTCTCATGCATCCGGAGTGCGGCTGCGTTTCCTCGCTGCTGTACATGAAGGAAACGGCGGGATGTTGCGGGATGGACGACGCGAAGATTCTCTCAACGGAAGGGATGGTTCGCCACGCGCAAAAATCTCCCTCGCGCGAATTTGTCGTGGCGACGGAAACGGGCATCCTGCACCGGTTGAGAAAGATGAACCCGGACAAGGCGTTTTTCCCGGTCAGCGAGCGCGCCGTCTGCAAGTTCATGAAGCTTATCACCCTCGAGAAGGTTCTGCGGTCGCTGCAAGAGGATGTTTACGAAATCGACGTGCCGCCTGAGATTGCCGCTCGCGCGAGGCTTGCCATTCAGCGGATGATCGAGATCGGCTGA
- a CDS encoding metalloregulator ArsR/SmtB family transcription factor, translated as MISPLDLFRALSDEIRLRLVHAVMISELSVAELVEILELPQSTISRHLKPLRDTGLLETRREGTSIYYRPGEVLRDPSFAALLEKYLADLKTAARDAQSVRDALDRRRAKSREFFDNIAGRYSEWTQPGGGWPALAAGLAAGFMDRTVADLGCGDGTLAILLAYYARCVYAVDQSPAMLRQVCARARRAGVEDRIRTAEGDLERTTLVSASCDDVILSQALHHAARPAHAIREAARLLKPGGRLIVLDLARHDQEWVRIEWADQWLGFEEKEIRDWMEVAGLSVQHIRRLEPATGSGRAEFSAFIAVGLKPVPSAASTKVRSSSTLRGVNHAFQENC; from the coding sequence ATGATCTCGCCTCTCGATCTATTTCGCGCGCTTTCCGACGAAATCCGCCTCCGCCTAGTTCATGCGGTGATGATTTCCGAACTCTCGGTCGCAGAGCTCGTCGAGATATTGGAGCTGCCCCAGTCGACCATCAGCCGCCACCTCAAGCCGCTCCGAGACACGGGCCTGTTGGAGACCCGGCGGGAGGGCACCTCTATATATTATCGCCCGGGTGAAGTGCTCCGTGATCCTTCTTTTGCCGCTCTGCTGGAGAAGTATCTGGCGGACCTGAAGACTGCGGCGCGGGACGCACAATCGGTTCGGGACGCCCTAGACCGGCGGCGAGCGAAAAGCCGCGAATTTTTTGACAACATTGCCGGCCGTTATAGCGAGTGGACCCAACCGGGAGGGGGTTGGCCCGCGCTGGCGGCGGGATTGGCGGCAGGTTTCATGGACCGGACAGTCGCCGATCTCGGGTGCGGCGATGGGACACTCGCCATCCTCCTCGCTTATTACGCGCGTTGCGTGTATGCCGTCGATCAATCGCCGGCGATGTTGCGACAGGTTTGCGCAAGGGCCCGACGGGCCGGCGTTGAGGATCGGATCCGGACCGCGGAAGGCGATTTGGAACGGACGACACTCGTAAGCGCCTCATGTGACGATGTTATCCTTAGCCAGGCGCTGCACCATGCCGCCAGGCCGGCGCATGCGATCCGCGAGGCGGCTCGTCTATTGAAGCCTGGCGGCCGCCTGATCGTGTTGGATTTGGCGCGGCATGACCAGGAATGGGTGCGGATCGAATGGGCCGACCAGTGGCTGGGTTTTGAGGAAAAGGAGATTCGGGACTGGATGGAGGTGGCCGGCCTGTCCGTTCAGCACATCAGACGTCTTGAGCCGGCGACGGGGTCGGGCCGCGCGGAATTTTCTGCTTTCATCGCTGTCGGCCTTAAACCGGTCCCGTCGGCGGCATCAACTAAAGTTAGGTCATCATCAACCCTGCGAGGAGTAAATCATGCCTTCCAAGAAAACTGCTGA
- the ahcY gene encoding adenosylhomocysteinase — MPSKKTADYVVKDIGLAEFGRKEIELAEYEMPGLMALREEYGDHKPLKGARISGSLHMTVQTAVLIETLQHLGARVRWASCNIFSTQDHAAAAIAARGTPVFAYKGETLEEYWEFTDRILDWGDGQGPNMILDDGGDATLMVHLGYKAEENPKILDREPSSREEKILFEQVRKSIKRDPSRFHRMVREIRGVSEETTTGVHRLYQMMDRRELLFPAFNVNDSVTKSKFDNIYGCRHSLVDAIMRATDVMISGKVAVVAGYGDVGKGSAQSLRGQRARVIVTEIDPICALQAAMEGYEVMPMDEACRIGDIFVTATGCCDVITEKHMRQMKHMAIVCNIGHFDSEIQVEALRKYKWTEIKPQVHQVHFPDGKSIILLAEGRLVNLGCATGHPSFVMSSSFTNQVLAQIELYTNPGKYPIGVYTLPKTLDEKVARLHLQKLGIKLDKLTKKQAEYLGVPVEGPYKPAHYRY; from the coding sequence ATGCCTTCCAAGAAAACTGCTGACTACGTGGTCAAGGATATCGGACTTGCGGAATTCGGTCGCAAGGAGATCGAGCTTGCCGAATATGAAATGCCCGGTCTCATGGCGTTGCGCGAGGAATACGGCGATCATAAGCCGCTAAAAGGAGCTCGAATCTCCGGTTCCTTGCACATGACCGTTCAAACCGCGGTGTTGATCGAAACCCTTCAGCACCTTGGGGCTCGCGTGCGCTGGGCCTCCTGCAACATTTTTTCCACACAGGACCATGCAGCCGCTGCCATCGCCGCCCGAGGCACCCCGGTTTTCGCCTACAAGGGCGAGACCCTTGAAGAATATTGGGAGTTTACCGACCGCATCCTGGACTGGGGCGATGGACAGGGCCCCAATATGATTCTGGATGACGGCGGCGATGCGACGCTCATGGTCCATCTCGGTTACAAGGCCGAGGAAAACCCGAAAATCCTCGATCGCGAACCTTCAAGCCGAGAGGAAAAAATCCTGTTTGAACAGGTTCGAAAATCGATCAAACGGGACCCGTCCCGTTTTCATCGGATGGTTCGCGAAATTCGCGGCGTGAGCGAGGAAACAACCACCGGCGTTCATCGGCTCTACCAAATGATGGATCGCCGTGAATTGTTGTTTCCCGCCTTCAACGTGAATGATTCCGTCACAAAATCAAAATTCGACAACATCTATGGGTGCCGGCATTCACTGGTCGACGCGATCATGCGCGCCACCGATGTCATGATTTCCGGAAAGGTGGCCGTGGTGGCCGGTTACGGGGATGTCGGGAAGGGCTCCGCGCAGTCGCTTCGCGGGCAACGCGCCCGGGTGATCGTCACAGAAATTGATCCGATCTGCGCCCTGCAGGCCGCCATGGAGGGTTATGAGGTTATGCCGATGGACGAGGCATGCCGGATCGGAGACATTTTCGTGACCGCCACGGGTTGCTGCGATGTGATCACGGAAAAGCACATGCGCCAGATGAAACACATGGCCATCGTTTGCAACATCGGCCATTTCGACAGTGAGATCCAGGTCGAAGCCCTGCGAAAATACAAATGGACGGAAATCAAACCCCAGGTCCACCAAGTGCATTTTCCCGATGGAAAGTCCATCATCCTTTTGGCGGAGGGCCGCCTGGTCAACCTTGGCTGCGCGACGGGGCACCCAAGTTTTGTAATGTCGAGCAGCTTCACCAACCAGGTGCTGGCGCAGATTGAATTGTATACGAACCCGGGCAAGTATCCCATCGGGGTCTATACTCTCCCCAAAACGCTCGATGAAAAGGTGGCAAGGCTTCACCTTCAAAAGCTGGGTATCAAATTGGACAAACTGACAAAAAAGCAGGCGGAATACCTTGGTGTCCCCGTCGAAGGGCCTTACAAGCCCGCCCACTACCGATATTGA
- the pyrE gene encoding orotate phosphoribosyltransferase: MQAAEVFQIFRETGALLSGHFELRSGLHSDQYFQCAIVCQWPRMLERLCSALAHRWESTGLPIDSVIAPAMGGLAVGQELARALDRRFIFAEKESGRLALRRFAIRAEERFLVAEDVVTRGGRVQETIDLIRAQGGVVQGVCVLVDRSGGKAAFEVPLISLLEWEPVTWTPAECPLCKQGVPLVHPGSK, from the coding sequence ATGCAAGCGGCAGAAGTCTTTCAGATATTCCGCGAAACCGGCGCACTGCTGTCCGGCCACTTCGAGCTCCGTTCCGGGCTTCACAGCGACCAATATTTCCAGTGCGCGATTGTCTGCCAGTGGCCGCGGATGCTTGAACGGCTCTGCTCGGCGCTGGCCCATCGATGGGAATCCACGGGGCTGCCCATTGACAGCGTGATTGCGCCGGCCATGGGCGGACTTGCCGTGGGGCAGGAACTCGCGCGGGCGTTGGACAGGCGGTTCATTTTTGCGGAAAAGGAAAGTGGGCGGTTGGCGCTGCGGCGTTTCGCGATACGAGCCGAGGAACGGTTCCTCGTCGCGGAGGATGTCGTGACCCGGGGAGGCCGCGTCCAGGAAACCATAGATTTGATTCGAGCGCAGGGCGGCGTCGTACAAGGCGTGTGCGTGCTTGTGGATCGCAGCGGCGGCAAGGCTGCGTTCGAGGTTCCTCTGATCAGTCTGCTAGAATGGGAACCGGTTACGTGGACGCCTGCCGAATGCCCGCTCTGCAAGCAGGGCGTACCTCTTGTGCATCCGGGAAGCAAATGA